Proteins encoded within one genomic window of Brassica rapa cultivar Chiifu-401-42 chromosome A09, CAAS_Brap_v3.01, whole genome shotgun sequence:
- the LOC103841037 gene encoding zinc finger CCCH domain-containing protein 45, with the protein MNIMKRSKKSRVSWPSGPKLCQVKMFRTEDCPAKVASQPQRLNYPKQSPGRRQVPDLPPGFEGNHYAEKISVSTIPRIKWKRPAKFIVSGAWLMGDGGESTERRTENLRISKVLEALYPHRSTIPSRPSVSPVVGAESFDDSKTPTIRLTPIEDESESSEESSNTTANKQNPLETKPQCAIQELVSGPAPELSLAAASAALATLMKTKEQGSMIDPDLLIKLLSDPKMIKNLITDTTGKSSAPKNQPLETNTINPTRLVPEHATALPMTKPQPTIIPQKQGFTASQPVTNPEQRRVSPPKTEQRRVSPPKPEQRRVSPPKPVNQNISPLNQINRNPVSIPMSVQPCVTQPSLPARIPSSSLPMNVNPHQRPPRVFSEPKVTMNPPHHNPAYRTPEMNIVQAPVGFGRGPQTGFNNYPMNLNRTGKPVVQPMKSDDYFKNLIREHGTVNHETNQYHSQNGKFNGRFDQNKVQKQCMYYGTARGCQMGDRCVCLHDRLRPNFEAEAPGAKRLKFGSYDRNGF; encoded by the exons ATGAATATTATGAAGAGATCGAAGAAATCGAGGGTTTCTTGGCCATCAGGTCCTAAGCTTTGTcag GTTAAGATGTTTCGAACTGAGGACTGTCCGGCCAAAGTTGCTTCTCAGCCACAACGTCTTAACTACCCAAAGCAATCACCTGGGAGACGTCAAGTCCCAGATCTTCCACCTGGTTTCGAAGGGAATCACTATGCAGAGAAGATTAGTGTCTCAACCATTCCTCGGATCAAATGGAAACGACCTGCTAAG TTCATAGTCAGTGGTGCTTGGCTAATGGGAGATGGTGGCGAGAGTACTGAAAGGCGAACTGAAAACTTGAGGATTTCTAAAGTGTTGGAAGCCCTCTACCCTCATCGCTCTACCATCCCTTCTCG ACCGTCTGTTTCACCGGTTGTTGGAGCAGAAAGCTTTGACGACAGCAAAACACCCACCATCCGTCTCACTCCAATCGAGGACGAGTCTGAATCTTCAGAAGAATCATCCAACACTACCGCAAACAAGCAAAATCCGTTGGAGACCAAACCTCAGTGTGCAATCCAAGAACTGGTTTCTGGTCCTGCACCAGAGTTGAGCCTCGCTGCTGCTTCTGCAGCTCTTGCCACACTGATGAAAACCAAGGAACAAGGGAGTATGATCGATCCTGATCTACTTATCAAACTCCTCAGCGACCCGAAAATGATCAAGAATCTCATCACTGACACAACAGGTAAATCCTCTGCACCTAAGAATCAGCCCCTTGAGACTAATACCATCAACCCTACTAGGCTTGTTCCGGAACATGCCACTGCCTTACCCATGACAAAGCCACAGCCAACAATAATACCTCAAAAACAGGGTTTCACAGCGTCTCAGCCTGTTACTAACCCTGAGCAGAGGCGAGTGTCACCACCTAAGACTGAGCAGAGACGAGTGTCACCACCTAAGCCTGAGCAGAGACGAGTGTCACCACCTAAGCCTGTAAACCAAAACATATCCCCACTAAATCAGATCAATAGAAACCCGGTTAGTATACCAATGTCTGTTCAACCATGTGTTACGCAACCATCTCTACCAGCTCGTATCCCGTCGAGTTCTCTACCAATGAACGTTAACCCCCACCAGAGACCTCCACGTGTTTTCTCTGAACCAAAGGTAACAATGAATCCTCCTCACCACAATCCTGCATACCGCACTCCTGAAATGAACATTGTTCAGGCACCAGTTGGATTTGGAAGGGGTCCTCAAACTGGTTTCAACAATTATCCAATGAACTTAAACCGGACTGGTAAACCGGTAGTGCAACCAATGAAGAGTGATGACTATTTCAAAAACCTTATAAGGGAACATGGTACCGTGAATCATGAAACTAACCAATACCATTCACAAAATGGAAAATTCAATGGACGCTTTGATCAAAATAAGGTTCAGAAACAGTGCATGTACTATGGCACTGCGAGAGGTTGTCAGATGGGTGATAGATGTGTCTGTCTGCATGACCGATTGAGACCTAATTTTGAAGCCGAGGCTCCAGGGGCTAAGAGGTTGAAGTTTGGAAGCTATGATAGAAATGGTTTTTGA